In Pseudomonas sp. GCEP-101, one DNA window encodes the following:
- a CDS encoding asparaginase, whose amino-acid sequence MRRVKNLFVLYTGGTIGMLQTAEGLAPAGGFEARMREQLQGEHQLRLDWRFAELQPLLDSANMTQANWLAMRDAIVHAVEQGGHDGVLVLHGTDTLAYSAAALSFLLLGLDVPVVLTGAMQPMGVPGSDAPGNLLGALKALESGVETGVWLYFNGTMMHGARVTKLRSEAFDAFAVLPRERQGERAQSLPAELDYRQPRQPVNLAVLPLFPGLRAEHLRALLGSGVQALLLECFGSGTGPSDNDELLAVLREAHARGVVLPAISQCPQGHVAFDVYAAGSRLRDAGLVSGGGMTREAALGKLFSLLGCGLAAADVERLFALDLCGERVD is encoded by the coding sequence ATGCGTCGAGTGAAGAACCTCTTCGTCCTCTATACCGGCGGCACCATCGGCATGTTGCAGACCGCCGAAGGCCTGGCCCCGGCGGGCGGCTTCGAAGCTCGCATGCGCGAACAACTACAGGGCGAGCACCAGCTGCGCCTCGACTGGCGCTTCGCCGAGCTGCAGCCGCTGCTCGACAGCGCCAACATGACCCAGGCCAACTGGCTGGCCATGCGCGATGCCATCGTCCACGCGGTGGAGCAGGGCGGCCATGACGGCGTCCTGGTGCTGCACGGCACCGACACGCTGGCCTACAGCGCCGCCGCGCTGTCCTTCCTGCTGCTGGGCCTGGACGTGCCGGTGGTGCTGACCGGCGCCATGCAGCCCATGGGCGTGCCGGGCAGCGATGCGCCGGGCAACCTGCTGGGCGCGCTGAAAGCGCTGGAAAGCGGTGTCGAGACCGGCGTCTGGCTGTATTTCAACGGCACGATGATGCACGGCGCGCGCGTCACCAAGCTGCGCAGCGAGGCGTTCGATGCCTTCGCCGTGCTGCCGCGCGAGCGCCAGGGTGAGCGTGCGCAATCGCTGCCCGCCGAGCTGGACTACCGCCAGCCACGGCAACCGGTGAACCTCGCGGTGCTGCCGCTGTTCCCCGGCCTGCGCGCCGAGCACCTGCGCGCGCTGCTGGGCAGTGGCGTGCAGGCGCTACTGCTGGAGTGTTTCGGCAGCGGCACCGGCCCGTCGGACAACGACGAGCTGCTCGCCGTCCTGCGTGAAGCCCATGCCCGTGGCGTGGTGCTGCCGGCGATCAGCCAATGCCCGCAAGGCCACGTGGCCTTCGACGTGTATGCCGCCGGCAGCCGCCTGCGCGACGCGGGGCTGGTGTCCGGGGGCGGCATGACCCGCGAAGCGGCGCTGGGCAAGCTGTTCAGCCTGCTGGGCTGCGGCCTGGCGGCGGCGGACGTGGAGCGCCTGTTCGCCCTCGACCTGTGCGGCGAGCGCGTCGACTGA
- a CDS encoding OprD family porin encodes MLNHRISLLALGILASTAAMAEDQSTAKGFTEDSHLDLFFRNAYMNRDYKHGRDDKAEWGQAATATFTSGFTQGTVGFGVDAFGMYALRLDGGQGKSGAAGIDFFKQGDSGEAANDLARAGGAVKARFSNTVIKYGDQMPALPILSYDNSRLLPESFTGTLITSKEIEGLELNVGRFTSETRKSAEGRDSGGLKRIDVFGGSYKFTDNFSGSLYGYESEDVARKQYMNLNYVIPVADKQSLTLDFNGYRTRVNEDFAADNGIDGTKNTIWSLSAAYNIGAHTFMVAHQRNNGDSGYNYGWYQNQGGLGDGGTTIWLANSYWSDFNGEDERSWQGSYSLDFSEYGVPGLSYTVAYVYGDNIKTAETSNGKEREIFNQLKYVVPSGPAKDLSVKLRGSWLRVSNDARSYNDDGNEVRVFVEYPVNIF; translated from the coding sequence ATGCTGAACCACCGGATCAGTCTGCTCGCACTGGGGATCCTCGCGTCGACCGCCGCCATGGCCGAAGACCAATCCACCGCCAAGGGCTTCACCGAAGACAGCCATCTGGACCTGTTCTTCCGCAATGCCTACATGAACCGCGACTACAAGCATGGCCGCGACGACAAGGCCGAGTGGGGCCAGGCCGCCACCGCGACCTTCACCTCCGGCTTCACCCAGGGCACCGTGGGTTTCGGCGTTGACGCGTTCGGCATGTACGCCCTGCGCCTGGACGGCGGCCAAGGCAAGAGCGGCGCTGCCGGCATCGACTTCTTCAAGCAGGGCGACAGCGGCGAAGCCGCCAACGACCTGGCCCGCGCCGGTGGTGCGGTGAAGGCGCGCTTCTCCAACACCGTGATCAAGTACGGCGACCAGATGCCCGCCCTGCCGATCCTCAGCTACGACAACTCCCGCCTGCTGCCGGAAAGCTTCACCGGCACCCTGATCACCTCCAAGGAGATCGAAGGCCTGGAGCTGAACGTCGGCCGCTTCACCTCGGAAACCCGCAAGAGCGCCGAAGGGCGTGACAGCGGCGGCCTGAAGCGCATCGACGTGTTCGGCGGCAGCTACAAGTTCACCGACAACTTCAGCGGCTCGCTGTACGGCTACGAGAGCGAAGACGTCGCCCGCAAGCAGTACATGAACCTGAACTACGTCATCCCGGTGGCCGACAAGCAGTCCCTGACCCTGGACTTCAACGGCTACCGCACCCGCGTCAACGAAGACTTCGCTGCCGACAACGGCATCGACGGCACCAAGAACACCATCTGGAGCCTGTCGGCCGCCTACAACATCGGCGCGCACACCTTCATGGTCGCCCACCAGCGCAACAACGGCGATTCCGGCTACAACTACGGCTGGTACCAGAACCAGGGCGGCCTGGGCGACGGCGGCACCACCATCTGGCTGGCCAACTCGTACTGGTCGGACTTCAACGGCGAGGACGAGCGCTCCTGGCAGGGCAGCTACAGCCTGGACTTCTCCGAATACGGCGTCCCGGGCCTGAGCTACACCGTGGCCTACGTCTACGGCGACAACATCAAGACCGCCGAGACCAGCAACGGCAAAGAGCGCGAAATCTTCAACCAGCTGAAGTACGTCGTACCGAGCGGCCCGGCCAAGGACCTGTCGGTCAAGCTGCGCGGTTCCTGGCTGCGCGTGTCCAACGACGCCCGCTCCTACAACGACGACGGCAACGAAGTGCGCGTCTTCGTCGAGTACCCGGTCAACATCTTCTGA
- a CDS encoding MFS transporter, which translates to MSADSRSSSSTTLQVVSVVLFTFIAYLTIGIPLAVLPGYVHSDLGFGSVMAGLVISIQYLATLLTRPYAGKVIDTLGPKRAVLYGMLGCAGSGALMLGSWATQGLPWISLGLLMVARLVLGTSESLVGSASIAWGIDRVGAANTAKVISWNGIASYGALAIGAPLGVLMVGQLGLASLGGSVVLLAALGFALAWPKRAAALVHGERMPFHHVLGRVFPHGMGLALGGIGFGTIATFITLYYASLGWKDAVYCLTAFGGCFIGARLIFANAINRHGGFRVAIACLSVESLGLLLLWSAPTPWIALAGAALTGFGFSLVFPALGVEAVGLVPASNRGAALGAYSLFIDVSLGITGPLMGAVANGFGFSAIFLCAALAAFSGLILSLWLYQRS; encoded by the coding sequence ATGTCCGCCGATTCCCGCTCGTCCTCGTCCACCACCCTGCAGGTGGTGTCCGTCGTCCTCTTCACCTTCATTGCCTACCTGACCATCGGCATTCCGCTGGCGGTGCTGCCCGGCTACGTGCACAGCGACCTGGGCTTCGGTTCGGTGATGGCCGGCCTGGTCATCAGCATCCAGTACCTCGCCACCCTGCTCACCCGGCCGTACGCCGGCAAGGTCATCGACACCCTCGGCCCCAAGCGTGCGGTGCTCTACGGCATGCTCGGCTGCGCCGGCAGCGGTGCGCTGATGCTGGGCTCCTGGGCCACGCAGGGCCTGCCGTGGATCAGCCTCGGACTGCTGATGGTCGCGCGCCTGGTGCTGGGCACGTCCGAAAGCCTGGTAGGAAGCGCCTCGATCGCCTGGGGAATCGACCGCGTAGGTGCGGCGAATACCGCCAAAGTGATCTCCTGGAACGGCATCGCCAGCTATGGCGCCCTTGCCATCGGCGCACCACTGGGCGTGCTGATGGTCGGCCAGCTCGGGCTGGCCAGCCTGGGTGGCAGCGTGGTGCTGTTGGCCGCACTCGGCTTCGCCCTGGCCTGGCCCAAACGCGCGGCCGCGCTGGTCCACGGCGAGCGGATGCCCTTCCACCACGTGCTCGGCCGCGTATTTCCCCACGGCATGGGCCTGGCGCTGGGTGGCATCGGCTTCGGCACCATCGCCACCTTCATCACCCTGTACTACGCCAGCCTGGGCTGGAAGGACGCGGTCTACTGCCTGACCGCCTTCGGCGGCTGCTTCATCGGCGCGCGGCTGATCTTCGCCAATGCCATCAACCGCCACGGCGGCTTCCGCGTCGCCATTGCCTGCCTGTCGGTGGAAAGCCTCGGCCTGCTCCTGCTGTGGAGCGCCCCAACGCCGTGGATCGCCCTGGCCGGCGCAGCGCTGACCGGTTTCGGTTTCTCCCTCGTATTCCCCGCGCTGGGCGTGGAGGCGGTCGGCCTGGTGCCGGCGTCCAACCGTGGCGCGGCGCTGGGCGCCTACTCGCTGTTCATCGACGTGTCCCTGGGCATCACCGGGCCGCTGATGGGCGCTGTTGCCAATGGCTTTGGCTTCAGCGCCATCTTCCTCTGCGCCGCGCTCGCGGCATTCAGCGGGCTGATACTCAGCCTCTGGCTCTATCAGCGCTCCTGA
- a CDS encoding DMT family transporter, with the protein MSTRQSPLSGAHQPFKGILLIVLATFLFSSHDALSKYLASIYPIVMVVWARYVVHTLLMAGIFLPRAGLAVLRTRHPFLQTARALCLLGTSFLFTTGLQYIPLAEATSVNFLAPLLVTALSVPLLGERVTVGQWAAVIVGFIGVLIIVHPGGELFTPAVLLPFGSALFFCFYQLLTRKLSQVDSPTTSNFFAGLCNTLVVSALVPFFWQWPGLVHGLMMLALGTCGMTAHLFLTQAFKHAAPALLAPFSYCQIVFAGLLGFVIFGHTPEPSALLGIAVICGSGLAAAWLQSRRK; encoded by the coding sequence ATGAGTACCCGCCAATCGCCGCTGTCCGGCGCCCACCAGCCCTTCAAGGGCATCCTGCTCATCGTCCTGGCGACGTTCCTGTTCTCCAGCCACGACGCATTGTCCAAGTACCTGGCGAGCATCTATCCCATCGTCATGGTGGTGTGGGCGCGTTATGTGGTGCACACGCTGCTGATGGCGGGCATCTTCCTGCCGCGGGCGGGCCTGGCGGTGCTGCGTACCCGCCATCCCTTCCTGCAGACGGCCCGCGCGCTGTGCCTGCTGGGCACCAGCTTCCTGTTCACCACCGGCCTGCAGTACATCCCGCTGGCCGAGGCGACGTCGGTGAACTTCCTCGCGCCGTTGCTGGTGACGGCGCTGTCCGTGCCGCTGCTGGGCGAGCGGGTGACGGTGGGGCAGTGGGCGGCGGTGATCGTCGGCTTCATCGGCGTGCTGATCATCGTCCACCCCGGCGGCGAACTGTTCACCCCGGCGGTGTTGCTGCCGTTCGGCTCGGCGCTGTTCTTCTGCTTCTACCAGCTGCTGACCCGCAAGCTCAGCCAGGTGGACAGCCCGACCACCAGCAACTTCTTCGCCGGCCTGTGCAACACCCTGGTGGTCAGTGCGCTGGTGCCGTTCTTCTGGCAATGGCCGGGGCTGGTCCATGGCCTGATGATGCTGGCCCTGGGCACCTGCGGCATGACCGCGCACCTGTTCCTGACCCAGGCCTTCAAGCATGCCGCCCCGGCGCTGCTGGCGCCGTTCAGCTATTGCCAGATCGTCTTCGCCGGGCTGCTCGGCTTTGTGATCTTCGGCCATACGCCCGAGCCGTCAGCGCTGCTGGGTATCGCGGTGATCTGCGGCAGCGGGCTGGCGGCGGCGTGGTTGCAGAGCCGCAGAAAATAG
- a CDS encoding PilT/PilU family type 4a pilus ATPase, giving the protein MDIQAMLKILATQDGSDLYLSTGAPPCAKFNGVLKPLTNEPMKAGDVARIGYGLMDEEQRAEFDRELEMNLAISVAGVGRFRINLFKQRNEVSIVARNIKLDIPLFADLKLPDVLLKVVMEKRGLVLFVGGTGSGKSTSLAALIDHRNRNSGGHIITIEDPIEYVHRHRKSIINQREVGVDTRSFHAALKNTLRQAPDVILIGEIRDRETMEHALAFADTGHLAISTLHANNANQALDRIINFFPEERRPQLLNDLGNNLKAFVSQRLVRTQDGKRRAAVEVLLGTATISDIIKRGDFSSIKEIMDKSRALGMQTFDQALFDLAVEGAITEEEAVKNADSANNLRLKLKLYKDNPGSVGSAATPAAAKPAAPAPAAPPVTAQPVEASSWGLELALEEIEAEDAEKPAG; this is encoded by the coding sequence ATGGATATCCAAGCGATGCTCAAGATCCTGGCCACCCAGGATGGTTCGGATCTTTACCTCTCCACCGGTGCGCCGCCCTGTGCCAAGTTCAACGGCGTGCTCAAGCCGCTGACCAACGAACCGATGAAGGCCGGTGACGTCGCCCGAATCGGCTATGGGCTGATGGACGAGGAGCAGCGCGCGGAATTCGACCGTGAGCTGGAGATGAACCTGGCGATTTCCGTCGCAGGTGTCGGCCGTTTCCGTATCAACCTGTTCAAGCAGCGCAACGAAGTGTCCATCGTGGCGCGCAACATCAAGCTGGACATCCCGCTGTTCGCCGATCTGAAACTGCCCGATGTGCTGCTCAAGGTGGTCATGGAGAAGCGCGGCCTCGTGCTGTTCGTCGGCGGCACAGGCTCGGGCAAGTCCACGTCGCTCGCGGCGCTGATCGACCACCGCAACCGCAACAGCGGCGGCCACATCATCACCATCGAAGACCCGATCGAATACGTGCACCGGCACCGCAAGTCGATCATCAACCAGCGCGAGGTGGGGGTGGACACCCGCAGCTTCCACGCCGCGCTGAAGAACACCCTGCGCCAGGCGCCGGACGTGATCCTGATCGGCGAGATCCGCGACCGCGAGACCATGGAGCACGCCCTGGCCTTCGCCGACACCGGCCACCTGGCGATCTCCACGCTGCACGCGAACAACGCCAACCAGGCGCTGGACCGCATCATCAACTTCTTCCCCGAGGAGCGTCGGCCGCAGTTGCTCAATGACCTGGGCAACAACCTCAAGGCTTTCGTCTCCCAGCGCCTGGTGCGCACCCAGGACGGCAAGCGGCGTGCGGCGGTCGAAGTACTTCTGGGCACGGCGACCATCAGCGACATCATCAAGCGCGGCGATTTCAGTTCGATCAAGGAGATCATGGACAAGTCCCGCGCGCTGGGCATGCAGACCTTCGACCAGGCGCTGTTCGACCTGGCGGTGGAAGGCGCGATCACCGAGGAAGAGGCGGTGAAGAATGCCGACTCGGCGAACAACCTGCGCCTGAAGCTCAAGCTGTACAAGGACAACCCTGGCAGCGTGGGCAGCGCGGCCACTCCCGCAGCCGCAAAGCCCGCCGCGCCGGCTCCGGCCGCACCGCCCGTGACCGCCCAGCCGGTGGAAGCCTCCAGTTGGGGACTGGAACTGGCGCTGGAAGAAATCGAAGCGGAAGACGCCGAGAAGCCGGCTGGTTGA
- a CDS encoding helix-turn-helix domain-containing protein, which produces MSENLGPNLKLLCAHYRSISEVCRKLSINRAQFNKYLGGQSQPTAYNLKRIGDFFGVEDYELQLPPEQFARLIGARGTSPANVQRDDPLMEMLRPLRDHAGNLSRYCGYYFEYSNCMSVPGSILLSLVHLYEQDGNFLFERQERQERSSSTDVQAEDWVRCRYLGAAFQLQDRVFLLDYESLTVNEMSQTILIPSFKSRITRLNGLKTGVSSGDRRTPACTRVVWEYLGPEINRISAYRQVKLYQPDDPRIDDDVRRRLQVGPIRHGLFEIE; this is translated from the coding sequence ATGTCCGAGAATCTCGGCCCCAATCTCAAGCTGCTGTGCGCGCATTACCGCTCTATCTCGGAGGTTTGCCGCAAGCTTTCGATCAATCGTGCGCAATTCAACAAGTACCTCGGCGGACAGAGCCAGCCCACGGCGTACAACCTCAAGCGCATCGGTGATTTCTTCGGCGTCGAGGACTACGAGCTGCAACTGCCGCCGGAGCAGTTCGCCCGCCTGATCGGTGCGCGGGGCACGTCGCCGGCCAACGTGCAGCGCGACGATCCGCTGATGGAGATGCTGCGCCCGCTGCGCGATCACGCCGGCAACCTGTCGCGCTACTGCGGCTACTACTTCGAATATTCCAACTGCATGTCGGTGCCCGGCTCGATCCTGCTGTCGCTGGTGCACCTGTACGAGCAGGACGGCAATTTCCTCTTCGAGCGCCAGGAGCGTCAGGAGCGCTCCAGCAGCACGGACGTGCAGGCCGAGGACTGGGTGCGCTGCCGCTACCTGGGCGCGGCCTTCCAGCTGCAGGACCGGGTGTTCCTGCTCGACTACGAGTCGCTCACGGTCAACGAGATGAGCCAGACCATCCTCATCCCCAGCTTCAAGAGTCGCATCACCCGCCTCAACGGGCTGAAGACCGGCGTCTCCAGCGGCGACCGGCGCACCCCGGCGTGCACCCGCGTGGTCTGGGAATACCTCGGCCCGGAGATCAACCGCATCAGCGCCTACCGCCAGGTGAAGCTGTACCAGCCGGACGACCCGCGCATCGACGACGACGTGCGCCGCCGCCTGCAGGTCGGGCCGATCCGCCACGGATTGTTCGAGATAGAGTAA
- a CDS encoding MmcQ/YjbR family DNA-binding protein, producing MTPQQIARFCLDLPGAREDIKWGSNRVFSVAGNKMFAILDFLDSGNGGLAFKVGPELFLGYVDRPGIRPAPYLARAFWIAMQRPYPMGDAELREALTRSHQLVVARLPKRQRLGLVLEAP from the coding sequence ATGACGCCGCAACAGATCGCCCGCTTCTGCCTGGACCTGCCCGGCGCCCGCGAAGACATCAAGTGGGGCAGCAACCGGGTATTTTCGGTGGCCGGCAACAAGATGTTCGCCATCCTCGACTTCCTCGACAGCGGCAACGGCGGCCTGGCCTTCAAGGTCGGCCCGGAGTTGTTCCTGGGCTACGTCGACCGCCCCGGCATCCGCCCGGCTCCCTACCTGGCGCGGGCCTTCTGGATCGCCATGCAGCGCCCCTACCCCATGGGCGACGCCGAACTGCGCGAGGCGCTGACCCGCTCGCACCAACTGGTGGTAGCCCGCCTGCCCAAGCGCCAGCGCCTCGGCCTCGTACTGGAGGCGCCCTGA
- a CDS encoding peptidylprolyl isomerase yields the protein MPVAMARHILVKTAAEAEQIKQRLAKGEDFAALARKHSTCASGKRGGDLGEVRPGQMVRSIDQVIFKKPVGVVHGPVKSQFGYHLVEVYFRD from the coding sequence ATGCCCGTCGCCATGGCCCGCCACATCCTGGTCAAGACCGCCGCCGAAGCCGAGCAGATCAAGCAGCGCCTGGCCAAGGGCGAGGACTTCGCCGCCCTGGCGCGCAAGCATTCCACTTGCGCCTCCGGCAAGCGTGGCGGCGACCTGGGCGAAGTGCGCCCCGGCCAGATGGTCCGCAGCATCGACCAGGTGATCTTCAAGAAGCCGGTCGGCGTGGTGCACGGGCCGGTGAAAAGCCAGTTCGGCTACCATCTGGTCGAGGTCTATTTCCGTGACTGA
- a CDS encoding alanine/glycine:cation symporter family protein, translated as MLDAINDFLSGKVLIVLIVGLGAYFTIRSRFVQFRHFGHMFGVFKESIRGQSGQLSSFQALMLSLAGRVGAGNIAGVGIAVTLGGPGAVFWMWVTALVGMSSSFFECTLAQVYKRSDGNGLYRGGPAYYIQHGLKLRWMALTFAVLLLVTYGFAFNGLQAFTVTHSLQNAFDIPVLYSGIALAVLLAIVFFGGIQRIAAVSDLLVPVKTLAYIAVTLYVIVTQIELVPGMLTTIVKSAFGLEPAFAGLLGSAIVMGVKRGVFANEAGLGSAPNVAAVAAVRHPASQGVVQAFSVFLDTFVICTCTALLILLSGFYTPGFEGDGITLTQNSLAAVVGDWGRIFVSVALSLFVFTCITYNYYLGENALQFIVGRSRSALIAFRVLVLGLILWGSMQNLGTVFAFADITMTCLAFVNLVALALLIKTGLRVMRDYDEQRRAGIERPVFDASKFADLDIDHDAWRDAHKINATAPAHGSLPAQG; from the coding sequence ATGCTCGACGCGATCAATGATTTCCTCTCCGGGAAAGTCCTCATCGTCCTCATCGTCGGACTCGGCGCGTATTTCACCATCCGCTCCCGTTTCGTCCAGTTCCGCCATTTCGGCCACATGTTCGGCGTGTTCAAGGAGTCGATCCGCGGCCAGTCCGGCCAACTGAGCTCGTTCCAGGCACTGATGCTGAGCCTCGCCGGCCGCGTGGGCGCGGGTAACATCGCCGGTGTCGGCATCGCCGTGACCCTGGGTGGCCCCGGTGCCGTGTTCTGGATGTGGGTCACCGCACTGGTGGGCATGTCCAGCAGCTTCTTCGAGTGCACCCTGGCCCAGGTCTACAAGCGCAGCGACGGCAACGGCCTGTATCGCGGCGGCCCGGCCTACTACATCCAGCACGGCCTGAAGCTGCGCTGGATGGCGTTGACCTTCGCGGTCCTGCTGCTGGTCACCTACGGCTTCGCCTTCAACGGCCTGCAAGCCTTCACCGTGACCCACTCGCTGCAGAACGCCTTCGACATTCCGGTGCTGTACTCCGGCATCGCCCTGGCCGTGCTGCTGGCCATCGTGTTCTTCGGCGGCATCCAGCGCATCGCCGCGGTCTCCGACCTGCTGGTTCCGGTCAAGACCCTGGCCTACATCGCCGTGACCCTGTACGTGATCGTCACCCAGATCGAACTGGTGCCGGGCATGCTGACCACCATCGTGAAGAGCGCCTTCGGCCTGGAACCGGCCTTCGCCGGCCTGCTGGGCAGCGCCATCGTGATGGGCGTGAAGCGTGGCGTGTTCGCCAACGAAGCGGGCCTGGGCAGTGCGCCGAACGTGGCCGCCGTAGCCGCCGTGCGTCACCCGGCGTCCCAGGGCGTGGTTCAGGCGTTCAGCGTGTTCCTCGACACCTTCGTCATCTGCACCTGCACCGCGCTGCTGATCCTGCTCTCGGGCTTCTACACCCCCGGCTTCGAAGGCGACGGCATCACCCTGACCCAGAACTCGCTGGCCGCCGTGGTCGGTGACTGGGGCCGCATCTTCGTCAGCGTCGCGCTGTCGCTGTTCGTGTTCACCTGCATCACCTACAACTACTACCTCGGCGAGAACGCCCTGCAGTTCATCGTCGGCCGTAGCCGTTCCGCGCTGATCGCCTTCCGCGTGCTGGTGCTGGGCCTGATCCTCTGGGGCTCGATGCAAAACCTGGGCACCGTGTTCGCCTTCGCCGACATCACCATGACCTGCCTGGCCTTCGTCAACCTGGTGGCCCTGGCGCTGCTGATCAAGACTGGCCTGCGCGTGATGCGCGACTACGACGAGCAGCGCCGCGCCGGCATCGAGCGCCCGGTGTTCGACGCCAGCAAGTTCGCCGATCTGGACATCGACCACGACGCCTGGCGCGATGCCCACAAGATCAACGCGACCGCTCCGGCCCACGGCAGCCTGCCGGCCCAGGGCTGA
- a CDS encoding OprD family porin produces the protein MLRHLPRFTISACLLPVLPALAQAGEGGFLEDAKASLLLRNFYMNRDYVGTARQNKAEEWTQSFILDARSGYTQGTVGLGLDVLGLYSLKLDGGKGTAGTQLLPTHDDGRPADDFGRLALAGKAKVSKTELKVGEWMAVLPILRSDDGRSLPQTFQGAQVTSKEIDGLTLYGGQFRQNSPRNDASLEDMSLFNRPAFTSDRFNFAGGEYRFSGDRTLVGLWNAQLKDIYQQQYLQLQHSQPVGNWVLGANIGYFWGKEDGSARAGDLDNRTFSGMFSAKYGASTFYLGLQKVMGEDEWFRVNGTSGGTLANDSYTASYESAKERSWQLRHDYDFAALGVPGLTLMNRYIHGSNVHNASTDDGSEWGRESELAYTVQSGTFKTLNVKWRNSTMRRDWGSTNSFNENRLIISYPLSLL, from the coding sequence ATGCTCCGCCACCTGCCCCGTTTCACCATCAGCGCCTGCCTGCTGCCCGTCCTGCCCGCTCTCGCCCAGGCTGGCGAAGGCGGCTTCCTCGAGGATGCCAAGGCCAGCCTGCTGCTGCGCAACTTCTACATGAACCGCGACTATGTCGGCACCGCCCGGCAGAACAAGGCCGAGGAATGGACTCAGAGTTTCATTCTCGACGCCCGCTCCGGCTACACCCAGGGCACGGTCGGCCTGGGCCTGGACGTGCTCGGCCTCTACAGCCTCAAGCTCGACGGCGGCAAGGGCACCGCCGGCACCCAGTTGCTGCCGACCCACGACGACGGCCGCCCTGCCGACGACTTCGGCCGCCTGGCGCTGGCCGGCAAGGCCAAGGTGTCGAAGACCGAACTCAAGGTCGGTGAATGGATGGCGGTGCTGCCGATCCTGCGTTCCGATGATGGCCGCTCGCTGCCCCAGACCTTCCAGGGCGCCCAGGTCACGTCGAAGGAAATCGACGGCCTGACCCTCTACGGCGGCCAGTTCCGCCAGAACAGCCCGCGCAACGACGCCAGCCTGGAGGACATGTCGCTGTTCAACCGCCCGGCGTTCACCTCCGACCGCTTCAACTTTGCCGGTGGCGAGTACCGCTTCAGTGGCGACCGCACCCTGGTGGGCCTGTGGAATGCGCAGTTGAAGGACATCTACCAGCAGCAGTACCTGCAACTGCAGCACAGCCAGCCCGTGGGCAACTGGGTGCTCGGTGCGAATATCGGCTACTTCTGGGGCAAGGAGGATGGCAGCGCCCGCGCCGGCGACCTGGACAACCGCACCTTCTCCGGAATGTTCTCGGCCAAGTACGGCGCGAGCACCTTCTATCTCGGCCTGCAGAAGGTCATGGGCGAGGACGAGTGGTTCCGTGTCAACGGCACCAGCGGCGGCACCCTGGCCAACGACAGCTACACCGCCAGCTACGAAAGCGCCAAGGAACGCTCCTGGCAACTGCGCCACGACTACGACTTCGCCGCGCTCGGCGTTCCCGGTCTGACCCTGATGAACCGCTACATCCATGGCAGCAACGTGCACAACGCCAGCACCGACGACGGCAGCGAGTGGGGACGCGAGAGCGAGCTGGCCTACACCGTGCAGAGCGGCACCTTCAAGACGTTGAACGTCAAATGGCGCAACTCCACCATGCGCCGCGACTGGGGCAGCACCAACAGCTTCAACGAGAACCGGCTGATCATCAGCTATCCGCTGTCGCTGCTGTAA
- a CDS encoding putative glycolipid-binding domain-containing protein gives MRTLNWEGIWHAPTASWESLQLGERRADSQLRAIDEAGGPSYQLDYQLEWDDHWRLREARLCVESARGTHPLHLLADGEGHWRTGEGQALPELDGCQDIDIWPSPFTNTFPIRRLQLADNERRELSVVYLEAPKLKPVRMRQGYTRLDAHHYRYENLEGTNFQAILTVDDDGLVIDYPTLFRRV, from the coding sequence ATGCGCACGCTGAATTGGGAAGGCATCTGGCACGCACCGACCGCCAGCTGGGAATCGCTGCAACTGGGCGAGCGGCGTGCCGACAGTCAGTTACGCGCCATCGACGAGGCGGGTGGGCCGTCCTATCAGCTCGACTACCAGCTGGAATGGGACGACCACTGGCGCCTGCGGGAGGCACGCTTGTGCGTGGAAAGCGCCCGCGGCACGCATCCGTTGCACCTGCTGGCCGATGGCGAGGGGCACTGGCGCACCGGCGAAGGCCAGGCACTGCCAGAGCTGGACGGTTGCCAGGACATCGACATATGGCCCTCGCCGTTCACCAACACCTTCCCCATTCGCCGCCTGCAACTGGCCGACAACGAGCGCCGCGAACTGTCGGTGGTCTACCTGGAGGCACCGAAGTTGAAACCCGTGCGGATGCGCCAGGGCTACACGCGCCTCGACGCCCATCACTACCGCTACGAAAACCTGGAGGGCACGAACTTTCAGGCGATCCTGACAGTGGATGACGATGGCCTGGTGATCGATTACCCCACCCTCTTCCGCCGGGTCTGA